The Dendropsophus ebraccatus isolate aDenEbr1 chromosome 6, aDenEbr1.pat, whole genome shotgun sequence nucleotide sequence tcagctgcacagaacaatgtaagtgatacatcattctgttcaagttatctgtcactggtttatgctaccctgcgataggacagcataaaccgaccgacagagtctctttaaagtggcTAGGTCAACTGACAGCTGCAATCAAAAGACATATACGACTGCAGGTTGGTACTGCCACGTGTAGTACCACAATAATGAACTGGTAAGGTGTACTGGTAACGTAAGGCTTTAACTGTAACTACATTATAGTGTTAAAAGTTTAACTACCAACTGGACAGAAGGTCTCTAAAACATTAGTAATACCAGTGAAGTACCTGGCATATGATGGTAACATATGGAGCATCTCTAGAGGATGGGTAGGACAGATAAGACTTCCTTCCGTTTTGCGCCAGGTCTGTTAGATCCGATAGGCGTTGTTGTAGATTGGACATGTTGCAGCAAAGCCGCTCCAGATTGCGGGACACATGCAGTATATCATGGTCAGCCACTGAGGTAGTGTTCTTAGTCAGGTTATTACATGCTTGGGATTGCAGTTTTGGAGAAGTAGGTCGGCTGGAAGGTTTCCGCTGTGAATCTAAACCCAATAGCACAGACCTATTTTTCGGCTCGGCGTCCAGATTGTGCAAGGTCATTGTAGTCTTTTTCTCTTCAAAGTCACTGGCGCTGGATGCTGGGCTTTGATCGCAGTTGTAACTTCGAATCTCTTCTATAAGTTGCTTTTTAGTTGAAGAGTGACGTCCTGAAGAGGTTCCTGGGATCAATAGTTCCCTACAAGTAGGAGACTGCTCATCTTTGTACAGAAAGTCCCCATACTTCTTCCTTCCATGTAATATGGCTGAAGAGTCAAAGCTGGAGTGTGCACTCGGAATATCGGAGTCTTCGTCAAACATAACTTCTTTCACCATCAAACGGATGATATATTTATCGGAGCTGGAAGAAGGAAGAAATGCTGGGTCACATGTCTTCTGCCTTCCAACCAATACTAACAACATCTTATCCGTCAGGAAGTATAAGCCTTTAGGCCGCTCATTCTTCTCCAGCTGGATTTGCTGGATGTTGGGCATGTTTGTGGAAGTCAATGAATAAACTAGAACATGGCTACATGTGTTTGAGGCGACAGCAACAATATGGGCGCCAGGGTCAAAGGCCAAGATGTCTGGGACTAGAATCCCGGGAATGCTGACTTTCCGTGTGGAAGTTACTTTCTTCTCGAAATTCACAAGGATCAAATGAGAGGAGTCCTGTCCGCTTCCTGTTATGTAGTCCTTGTGTTTAAGGTTAAGGAGTGGACTAAGATCAGATTTGGAGTGGTTGATCAAAATGTGCGTTAGGTCCACAGTCCCTGGTGAAGTAATTGGCGAATCTGTGGATAGCGAAGTCCCAGAATCGGTGGATTTTCGACCCACATCTAGAGAGAACTCCTCATCCATAAGCAGCAAAGCTGGTTGAGCAGATAGTGCTGATTCGGAAGCTGCTGGCACGTCAAATGGGATGCCGGAATTTAATGCACATAACCTGTCAAGGGGAAGCTCTGTAGCCACAGCCACCTGAGAGTCAACTGTTGATTCTATAGCACAAATGTACCCGCCGACGTCAAATATAGGACAAAAACTGCAAGGGTTTAGCATTTTGTGCTTTGCATCCCAAATATACGAGTACAGAGCGCTACTGATGGCGACAACCAAACGGCTTCCATCTTTAGTCCAGCAAGCACAATGGACAACCCCTGTGCTTTTAATGTCGGCCTTAACACTGGCATTGTCTGAACGAACTGAATACAGGACAGACACATCCCGTTTGGTTAGAATAACCAAGATGTCTTTGCTTGGATGCCATACACAGCCCTGCGGGAGAACAGGCAAGGGGTCTCCGACTTCACACGTCTGAGAAACAACCAGCTTGTTCTTCTCTGAATTATTGTAATACAGCTGCCAGACGGTGACATGTTTTTTGTGCTGAACGGCCAGAAGAGCAGGTATGTCGTGGGCATGGGCCGGACCCCAGTAAAGGCCGTGAACATGTTCAAATTGGCCGATCACTACAGAGTTGCCAAACTTGGGGTCTTCAttatggaggtgcaatgctgttaAAATCACTTGCTTGCCGTCTGTCCACGCCAAGCCGTGTACAGAATGTATGGCTTGGTACAGGGCATTGAGGCCGCTTCTCAGAAGTTTACCCTTTCCTAACTCCATGGCTTTTCAAGCAGAACATCTGTGGATAGAAAGGAGAATGGACAATTATTAGGCtgaaagccaatgtaccatcaggtacatcgctttttatttttactacatAAGCCGTTCGTCACCGCCACATGGATCCGGGTGGcccggtccttttttttaaaaaaatgccgCCCTGTTCCCTTGCACCAGCCTGACTATGCACTTGACACGGCTCTATTTGAGTCAAGCCTGGCTGCAACACAGTGGGAAGGAGATATGGTCACACTGTGGGGCGATAGGCCAACCTTCAGTGCATAGAGCCGAGCCGGTGCACGGGAAAAGAACGGCGCAGAGTATGGGAACCAGGCagcattttaaaaaaatggaccgCACCACTGGGATCCCCACGCCGATCagctaatgtaaaaataaaaagcaatgtacctaatggtacattcacttcaaaAACACTAATATAGTCAAAGAGCGGTGCTGGGGGTGCATACAGTCCCTGATGTCTAATATTCATTTATGCATTGTGAGGCCTCAGTGACACCGTAACTTCTAAAAACTCAGAAAAGTTATCATATAGTGGACCAAGCGGTATAATAAGGAGGGGTATAACTTGTTAGAGTTTGTTAAAGTTttctgccactttttttttttacttaacaaTTGCAGCTATAATATGCTCAATCAGGCTGTAGAGTGTGGGAACCACTGCCTAAGGCCTTGTTTACACTTTAAGATCATAGAAGGCATAGCTGAAACCACTGCATGACCGATCCCACCAGAGCCTAAGGAATCCTACAGATTTACAACAGGAACCATAGCTTTCCACCGTGGGTTTCTTCCTTATGATGAAAATACTAATGCTCCATAAGGAACGGAGACCTAGAGATCTGTGCACCTCCTTCATGTACCCTCAGTTAGCTCTGCTGTATGTTGACGGCTAACCCTGGAAGGTCTGGCTGATCTCCAGACTCCGGCCTGAGTGTTGTGGATTTTGCTTAGGTCTCCTGGTCGCAAACATTGTACTATCACTACTGTAACTCACACCCTGGAACGCCTGAAATGCATCGGATAAATGCTCCAGTGCTGCAGCTTTGGCTTAGCTTTCTGATTTAACTCTGAAGTGCTAATCTTTGTGTTCTCTATCCAACCCCGTATTGCAAGATTGTTCTGTTATTCTGTGTATTAAACCTTTATTTCTGCACCATTATAATGGTTTATTCTCCATCCACCCTGAGTAGTCTGGCTATGAAAAGGCACAGGCCTGGACATGAAGACACTACTATAAGACTGCAGTCAGATAGTCCATCACCCTATTACCATCACAGCACCAGCAGAGGTGGACTACTAATACCTGGCTGCCATGTAAATGATGTTCTACTCACCTATCAGAAGTAAATGCCGGGACCAGGGCTGGTGTTATGGAACGCTGTTGTCTGCCGGCTTCTGTAGAGAGAGATGCAGCTCAGCTATCAGGGCAGCCGATAAGTCTGTTTGCATTATCACTCAACAAGGAGGATGCACTAAGCTCTTTAAGCCATCTGAGGATTTTCCTCTAAGGGGAGGGGGTGTGATGAGGACAATACAGGCTGAGCAAGACCCTACTGAACACACGTACCCAGAGGAGAGAGGAAGAATTACAGGAAATAGTACTGGTAGCCTTCCTGTATTCTTTGCAGCTGTCTCATTACAGTGTCGCGAAGATTCAAGGTTCCCTGCTCCCGCCATCATATTAATACATGGACGGGGACAGAGTCCACTACACCCGCTTACCCGTTCACAGTTTGCgtgttaggctccattcacatagagtaaaactggcagaattccaccAGCCTCTGTGACAtactggtagtctatgggaggcttgcgcaccttctcctcctctcagatacgtccattcttcagcgcagagagaggaggagcCAACATTGCAATACTATTTATTGCACAGTTGTGTACTATTACACCCTTCCTGTAATGGAATCATATTTAAGTTACAGTATTTTCCGGCATTTAaggtgactgggcgtataagatattcaggggttcaccttatacaCCGGAagatgttaacccctgcctgaccgcagccctgctgcagtcaggaaggggttaactgcagctcaataaatataatttaaaaaaaaaacaacatttaactcacctagggcctgtTCCCGGCATCGGTGCGTCTCCCTTACCGCTCCTGgctcaggcagtgtgacgtacattaCCTGCGCAAGAGACCGCCGAACCTCTCCCAGGCAGCCAAGCgcctcatcggagaagctcggagacgctcggctgccgggagagcttggggagaatgacagaggcgctggaagttcccgaagcctctctcattctccccaagctctcccggcagccgagcgtctcctaGCCTCTCCGATGAGGCGCTTGGCTGCCCgcgagaggttcggcgatctccgtctgcggcgcaggtagtgtacgtcacactgcctgagccgggaacggtacgggaggcaCGCCGATGCCGGGAacaggccctaggtgagttaaaaggttttttttttatagtggtcaccccatacagtggggatggggcgaccatacccgacttctaagaaaaaggttaaaaagtcatcttatacaaaATACGGTAGGCTAGGAGGATAAGGTCACCATGAccactgaatataatactgcattGTGTGGCAAAGGTGGAGTACCCGAAGACCGAAGAGATCAACTGACAGCAGAATCTAGAGGGTTAAATTTAAAGTGAATTTATCACTAGGtatatcgctttgtgttttttacatgaacaaacTGGAACGGGGATGCCGATGCCGCAGTCCCATTTTTTAAACTGCAGATGATTCCTGCGCACAGCATCAGTCTATACCAGAGCACCAGCCCGGAAtgaggcactggaggcggccctgcCGGACTCCAGGGTGACCATCTCCACTcctctctgtgacacggctccattgattctaatggagctgcgtcacagaggggagggggtttcgtcacactgggggccatcgGGCCCACCTCAAGTGTATAATACCGGGCTGGGGCTCAGGAATAGACTGGTAGCATGTGTGGGAACTGGACGGCGGTACAAATAAAATGACCACGGCACTGTGacaggtctgttcatgtaaagaacacaaagcaatgtactcagtgatacattcactttaaatggccAAGTTCAGAGTTATCTCTGATATCAGCCTCTGTGGACAACCAATGCTCCATCTATATGGACTGGACCCCATGAATGGATAGTCCTTGATTTACATGTAAGTTGTGGAGCTTTAAGGGGGTTAAAACTCTGTAGAAATGAGGAATATTTACAATTAATGTTGTCTTGTGACCTCATACATTACTGCTTACAGGGGTCTATGACCCACagtctgtattatatacacagtaacaTCATGTGACCAgtttctgcagtgacatcactattcaCCATCTATTTATATGGAGCATTGAACGACTAGAGGTTAGATACGACCCCAACCATGGCAGCAGATGGGTAAGCTGCAGCCTCTGTGGCACCACAGGTCTGTGCACAGCATTAGAGGTCATGGTGGGTGCAGAAAACACGTGCTCGTGTATATCGGTAAATACGGCAGCTATGAGACCACCCAACAAATACAGGCCCCCCGCCTCACCTGCTATCCGTACACCTCCACCGTCCGTACAACTGCTTCCCGGGCGGTGACGTCACCAGGCCCTCACAGGtttctgattggctgattggactGCCACCCACTCATCTTCCGTACAGAGGCGTCCTCTACCCTGCTTCCTAGCAACGGGTGACGTTTTCACTCAACTTTATTGCGACCAATTGGGATGTGAACAAACGTTTGCAGAATTCTAAGGAAAGGAGGGAAGCGGCGCGCGTGGTAGAGAACATTGTCATGGAGACAATACTGTACCGAAAATAATCTCAGAAAACCGATCTCGGGCAAGTCCCGGTAAACCCCGCCTCCAGGCTTAGGCTTATCATATGACCTGGTATAGCCCAATCACATCAGAGTCCCAGCAGCCGGGATACTAGaatatgttacatgtatacattttTGTATAGAAGCAGCCATAGACCTGACctgtttttttaacagcatttagagagatgctttacagcaagcaccATGCTTTGTTATTTTTGGGTAGAAAAGCCGTTCTATGAACGTATCACCTATTGTCTCCTCAGTCTACTGGTGTCACGTgtggctgcaatgctgtacagatcactttccagcagtatcctccttatcatcacagacaaaacTAGAAGTCTCACCttagtgttaaaggagaagtctggccagactATTTTTTTAGGAAGTGCTGGGCAGGATAAGAGAAATAACAGTATGCTGTTTGCTAAAAGAATGGGTCTGGACAGAATTATTTAaacctagtggtgagaataaagCCATCAGGATTCcaggattattttacaatatagatagtaaagtggaaaatttgaaaaaaacataATAGAAAATTCTCTAAAAAAAGATGCATTAAAAATCTATTTCAGTAGTAGGTGTGTTTCTGATAACACTCATTAACATATATTTATCAGTTTATGTAaaattaatatactgtatgtgtttttaaGCGAAAAACATATAAGGGGTCCCGTCTTAACAAACAGAAACAGATCTCCTTTATCTTCCCAGCAGCAAAACAAGCCGGTGCACGTGAGGAAATAGTCCACCTAGACTTTTGGTGGTTTGGTGCAGATTAAACTACCTTATGGTGAACGAGAAGCTCGCCAGTCTAATAAGGACCACCTAATAAGCTTAAAGGGTTCTTAATGAATGCGGACACCTTGGCGGACCCACATCTCTACTTTTCATTTCGCAGTAATAAGGCAAGGAAACACGTAATCTTTTCCCACacgcacagaacacggacgtggaatgcctgtaacggacttctccccccccccccccccccccgcccgggcagcatctgtgagaagatgctgggagcgggggaactgtacagatatccGCGGGtctgccattacagcgcagaacatacagtatctgtacagttcccgctcccagcatctaattacagatgctgcccgggcgggggggggggggggggggagaagtccgtaacaggcattccacatccttgttccatgcggaacacggaacgtgtgattGCAGGCCTAGTCTCACATCAACAACAATAAATAGAGGGAACATCTTCATTTACAATGTGCAAAAGATCCATAAGTGCAAAAATGATCACTGGCGTGCTGACGTCCATCAGTCCATTCACTATGTTGAGGAGTTTCCTTGTGGTGCATAATCTGCAACTCCTCTTGTCAACTCAGCATAGTGAATGAACTGTGCCTGATGTGTGTCGGCTCTCGGGCTTCCAATTGGAAACGCCATGTCAGAGTCTGTTTTTTTGGCAATACATGGAACAGCAATGGGGACATGCTTTGCCCGCTGTTTAGTAATCTGTTTGTGGGGCATTTTGAGGAACAGTTCATATGCCTCCCACTCCCTGACTTGGCTGATAATAATATATACTgtgtttcccccccccaaaaaagccggtgtcttacattaatttttgctcccaaagaggcgctgtgttttattttcaggggatcTTTCCAGGAAGAATACTCACCAAAGTCCTGGCTCAGTAAGCACTAGGCGCGTTAGGACGTGACTTTGATCGTTTGGCGGGAAGTGACCTTGGGTGTGTAGTGTGATGAGCAGTGGGCCATGACCTCAGACATGCACTGTGACGTTTAGCGGGATGTGCGGCAGGAGGTGACCTTAAGCATGCGTTGTGACGCTTGGGGGGCCATGACCTCGGGTGTGCAGTgtcacatacagcgggatgtgcgGCAGGATGTGACCTTGTGCTTTCGGCGGGACGTGACCTCAGGCGTGCGGCAGGACACAGGGGCCATGGACCAGCGGTATGCCTGCAGAGGGGCTGATGGTGAAGGATGGCAGAGGGTAGTGGCATGGTGGCGGCGGAAGGCTTACTttcggggatgccttattttcaggtgGGGTGCTTATTTTTGGgcgatgccttattttcaggtgGGGTGCCATATTTTCAGGCAATGCCTTATTTTtccctatcctgtaaatcctccactataacttattttcggaggatgtcttattttcggggaaacacggtaacaGTATACGAATGGTTTTAACCTCATATGGGACTTAACAGATTTCCTAAATAGCCTTAAAATTGCATTTTCCTTATACAAGGGATATACAAAAATATGAGAGGTTTTTGAGAAAAGAGATATCCTAGTAGTCTGCATTTAGTTATGCAAAAGCGTtattacaaaaacagcaaactggGACAGTAACAAGGTTATTACTCTTATAAATAATCTCATACGTTTTGAAAAAACACAGACCCATCTAGTGAATAATCCACCTTACCAAAAAAATActaaagtgatgaataggagggcGGGAAGAGTAAAATTCTCTAGTTCTGACTAAATTGAGAACCACAAAGAAAACTGCAGCTCTACCAACTtctgacattagggggagcttTAGGTGTAACAATAGTGGATATGGACGCTGCGCCAGCATCAGTAACAGGGTCACCCAATTGATGAGAAACATTCCGTTTTTAAGCTGTGAATCGCTGGAGTGTCCATGTGCTCCCTATAATATTGGAAGAACAACCACAAGTTAGAGAACTCAGCTCTAAGAAAAGAGTTGTCATCAACAACACACTGTCTTGAGACATTCAGCCACAATGCAGTTTTGAGTTTATGCTTTTTAAAACAACCCCTACTGAAAGGAGGTTCCCTCCAGTAGGATCAGAACTGAGATTTTAAAACAAAAAGAATATTTTCGGGTAGCTCCTTACGTAACGGAATTGCAGCGGTTTTCACACTGGATGTCCcgaggcggggcagtgcactgattggcttgcACTGATAGCGGGACATCCAGAGCCCCACAAGCATGCTAGAGcatggacccggtaatgtatgcacAAATTAGAAAAAATTGACAGCCGGcaagggcaggggggaacataaaacaatcattgcttacctctccctgtgcctccccAGCTCTGTATAGCCGCTCCTAAACCCCCGCCGGGCCACGGGATCGCTTGCTGCTTGAAAGCCATGACCTGGCTGTTGAACTGCCCACTCAACCAgtgagtgactggggcgggatgctgctccagtcactgattggttgattgTGCCATCCATCAGCCGGGTGGGTATTTCCCCCGGTATTGTGATGACATGAAAAGTCAGGGGACAATGCCTTCCGGTGCGGTTTGTTGAGCCTATGACAAGGTGCTTCAGGTCATGTGGAGAGGTTaatagtgattgtttattatgttcccacccccacccctgccagCTGTCAATTTTTcaaatcaccggacttctcctttaacaagccATTAATACCTGTTAGGGTAAATTTACAaagacggatccgcagcggaatgtttgctgcgaatttgcagtgaaatccgctgcggatcctatgctgatgactttcaatgaggatatactgtatactcacatcGTGATTTACATCCCGGCGGGAGTATGTATGTGACAGCGATATTAACCCGccgccggctggagcatacatcacctcctccccgctccagctggcttcaggggttctcggcttgacctcctgctcagccaatcagtgtgctgccccaccgcagccactagattggctgaacaggacatAAAGACgacgggagcccccgaagcaagccggagcggggaggaggtgatgtatgctccagccggcggggggttaatagcgctgtcacatacatactcccagcgggatgtaaatcacgctgcaagtatgtatcctCTTTGAAAGTCATCGgcataggatccgcagcggatttcgatgcgaatttgcagcataaaatccactgcggatccaacCGTGTTAATTTACCCTtcagctgattgacatttttaacTTATTTGCTGAGAGGGAACAGTGGTGATGGGTGGGCGACCTAGAGGTGGAgcattgtatatttttttactttgaatAATAATGACTAATAATGAGTGGGGTGTAGACTGCTCCCTTGGAGAGTCTTGTGCACTTGTGTCCTTTCAGGCAGCAACAGCAGAACAGACATGAATCTATAAGAGCAGAATGATCTTATTCCTCAGGATGTGCCTTGTATTTACCTTGATCGGCCTGAGGTCTCTTCTTCC carries:
- the LOC138795019 gene encoding WD repeat and coiled-coil-containing protein-like — encoded protein: MELGKGKLLRSGLNALYQAIHSVHGLAWTDGKQVILTALHLHNEDPKFGNSVVIGQFEHVHGLYWGPAHAHDIPALLAVQHKKHVTVWQLYYNNSEKNKLVVSQTCEVGDPLPVLPQGCVWHPSKDILVILTKRDVSVLYSVRSDNASVKADIKSTGVVHCACWTKDGSRLVVAISSALYSYIWDAKHKMLNPCSFCPIFDVGGYICAIESTVDSQVAVATELPLDRLCALNSGIPFDVPAASESALSAQPALLLMDEEFSLDVGRKSTDSGTSLSTDSPITSPGTVDLTHILINHSKSDLSPLLNLKHKDYITGSGQDSSHLILVNFEKKVTSTRKVSIPGILVPDILAFDPGAHIVAVASNTCSHVLVYSLTSTNMPNIQQIQLEKNERPKGLYFLTDKMLLVLVGRQKTCDPAFLPSSSSDKYIIRLMVKEVMFDEDSDIPSAHSSFDSSAILHGRKKYGDFLYKDEQSPTCRELLIPGTSSGRHSSTKKQLIEEIRSYNCDQSPASSASDFEEKKTTMTLHNLDAEPKNRSVLLGLDSQRKPSSRPTSPKLQSQACNNLTKNTTSVADHDILHVSRNLERLCCNMSNLQQRLSDLTDLAQNGRKSYLSYPSSRDAPYVTIICQRNHFDSSQVRKSVLLCDNKLRLGTIQELFCLSLVEMQLGSSCWITLTADNEGFIPLTFSANQELFIRDARCSPPSPRSSDNISPAVLPNSIT